The following proteins come from a genomic window of Streptococcus oralis:
- the smpB gene encoding SsrA-binding protein SmpB, with translation MAKGEGKVVAQNKKAHHDYTIVDTLEAGMVLTGTEIKSVRAARINLKDGFAQVKNGEVWLSNVHIAPYEEGNIWNQEPERRRKLLLHKKQIQKLEQETKGTGMTLVPLKVYLKDGYAKLLLGLAKGKHDYDKRESIKRREQNRDIARVMKAVNQR, from the coding sequence ATGGCAAAGGGCGAGGGAAAGGTCGTCGCACAAAATAAAAAAGCGCACCACGATTATACAATCGTAGATACGCTAGAGGCAGGAATGGTCCTGACAGGAACTGAAATCAAGAGCGTTCGAGCTGCTCGAATCAATCTCAAGGACGGTTTTGCTCAGGTAAAAAATGGGGAAGTCTGGTTGAGCAATGTCCATATCGCTCCTTACGAAGAGGGCAATATCTGGAACCAGGAACCTGAACGTCGTCGCAAACTCCTACTCCATAAGAAGCAAATTCAAAAATTGGAACAAGAGACCAAAGGGACAGGAATGACTCTTGTTCCCCTCAAAGTCTATCTCAAAGATGGCTATGCCAAGCTTCTTTTAGGACTTGCTAAAGGGAAACATGACTATGACAAACGGGAGTCAATCAAGCGTCGTGAACAAAACCGCGACATCGCACGGGTCATGAAAGCAGTCAACCAGCGATAA
- the ppc gene encoding phosphoenolpyruvate carboxylase, producing MSLQKLENYSNKAVVQEEVLILTELLEDITKNMLAPETFDKIMQLKDLSTSEDYQGLNKLVTSLSNEEMIYISRYFSILPLLINISEDVDLAYEINHQNNVDQDYLGKLSTTIKMVAEKENAATILEQLNVVPVLTAHPTQVQRKSMLDLTNHIHNLLRKYRDVKLGLINKEKWHTDLRRYIEIIMQTDMIREKKLKVTNEITNVMEYYQSSFLNAVPRLTAEYKKLAKEQGIDLQHPKPITMGMWIGGDRDGNPFVTAETLNKSALTQCEVIMNYYDEKIYNLYREFSLSTSIVNVSDKVREMALKSQDNSIYREKELYRRALFDIQAKMQATKTYLIEDKDVHPRYATSDEFYQDLLAIRDSLLENKGEYLISGEFVELMQAVEIFGFYLASIDMRQDSSVHEACVAELLASAGINDHYSDLSEDEKCALLLKELEEDPRILSATHAEKSELLEKELSIFKAARKLKDKLGENVIRQTIISHATSVSDMLELAIMLKEVGLVDAQKARVQIVPLFETIEDLDHSEETMRRYFSLPLAKKWIASKDNYQEIMLGYSDSNKDGGYLSSCWTLYKAQQQLTAIGDEFGVKVTFFHGRGGTVGRGGGPTYEAITSQPLKSIKDRIRLTEQGEVIGNKYGNKDAAYYNLEMLVSAAINRMITKKKSDTNTSNRYEAIMDQVVDRSYDIYRDLVFGNEHFYDYFFESSPIKAISSFNIGSRPAARKTITEIGGLRAIPWVFSWSQSRVMFPGWYGVGSSFKEFIDQDPDNIEILRDMYQNWPFFQSLLSNVDMVLSKSNMNIAFEYAKLCEDEEVQAIYYTILDEWQLTKNVILAIEGYDELLAENSYLKDSLNYRMPYFNILNYIQLELIKRQRRGELSADEERLIHTTINGIATGLRNSG from the coding sequence ATGTCACTTCAAAAATTAGAAAACTATAGCAATAAAGCCGTCGTCCAAGAAGAAGTCTTGATTTTGACTGAGCTGTTAGAAGATATCACAAAAAATATGCTTGCGCCAGAGACTTTTGATAAAATCATGCAGTTGAAGGACTTGTCTACAAGCGAAGACTATCAAGGACTCAATAAATTGGTGACCAGCCTTTCAAACGAAGAAATGATTTATATTTCTCGCTATTTCTCAATCCTTCCACTCTTGATCAATATCTCTGAGGATGTGGATTTGGCCTATGAAATCAATCACCAAAACAATGTGGACCAAGACTATCTAGGGAAACTATCTACAACCATTAAAATGGTGGCTGAAAAAGAAAATGCAGCTACAATTTTGGAGCAGCTAAATGTTGTGCCTGTCTTAACTGCCCATCCGACTCAGGTCCAACGTAAGAGTATGTTGGATTTGACCAATCACATTCATAATCTTTTGCGTAAGTACCGTGATGTCAAACTAGGCTTGATTAACAAAGAAAAATGGCACACGGATCTCCGTCGTTATATTGAGATTATCATGCAGACGGACATGATTCGCGAGAAGAAATTGAAAGTAACCAACGAAATCACCAACGTGATGGAGTACTATCAAAGTTCTTTCTTGAATGCTGTTCCACGTTTGACGGCTGAGTATAAGAAACTAGCTAAGGAACAAGGTATCGATCTCCAACATCCAAAACCGATTACCATGGGAATGTGGATTGGAGGAGACCGTGATGGCAATCCTTTCGTAACGGCTGAAACCCTCAACAAATCAGCCTTGACCCAGTGTGAAGTCATCATGAATTATTACGATGAGAAGATTTATAACCTCTATCGTGAATTCTCACTCTCAACCAGTATTGTGAATGTCAGCGACAAGGTTCGTGAGATGGCTCTTAAGTCACAGGATAACTCGATTTATCGCGAAAAAGAACTCTATCGTCGTGCCCTCTTTGACATCCAAGCCAAGATGCAGGCAACCAAGACCTATCTTATCGAAGATAAGGATGTTCATCCAAGATATGCTACCTCAGATGAATTTTACCAAGACTTGTTGGCCATTCGCGATTCTCTTCTTGAGAACAAGGGGGAATACCTGATTTCTGGAGAATTTGTCGAGTTGATGCAAGCTGTCGAAATTTTTGGTTTCTACCTTGCTTCTATCGATATGCGCCAAGATTCTAGTGTTCATGAAGCTTGTGTGGCAGAATTACTAGCATCTGCAGGTATCAACGACCATTATAGTGACCTTTCTGAAGACGAAAAATGCGCCCTTCTCTTAAAAGAGTTGGAAGAAGATCCTCGTATCCTCTCAGCAACTCATGCTGAAAAGTCAGAACTGCTTGAAAAAGAACTGTCTATCTTTAAAGCTGCCCGCAAGTTGAAGGATAAACTGGGTGAAAACGTCATCCGTCAAACCATCATTTCTCACGCAACCAGTGTATCCGATATGCTCGAACTAGCAATTATGCTTAAGGAAGTCGGCTTGGTGGATGCCCAAAAAGCCCGCGTTCAGATTGTTCCTCTCTTTGAAACTATCGAGGACTTGGATCATTCGGAAGAAACCATGAGAAGATATTTCTCTCTTCCTTTGGCTAAAAAATGGATTGCTTCAAAGGATAACTACCAAGAAATCATGCTTGGCTACTCTGATAGTAACAAGGACGGTGGTTACCTGTCATCATGTTGGACTCTATATAAAGCGCAACAACAACTTACTGCTATCGGTGATGAATTTGGTGTTAAAGTCACCTTCTTCCATGGTCGTGGTGGTACTGTGGGTCGTGGTGGTGGCCCAACTTATGAAGCCATCACATCTCAACCGCTCAAGTCTATCAAGGACCGTATCCGTCTGACTGAGCAGGGAGAAGTCATTGGAAACAAATACGGAAACAAAGATGCTGCCTATTATAACCTTGAGATGCTGGTTTCTGCAGCCATTAACCGTATGATTACCAAGAAGAAGAGCGATACTAATACGTCAAATCGTTACGAAGCTATCATGGATCAAGTAGTGGACCGTAGCTACGATATCTACCGTGATTTGGTCTTTGGAAATGAACATTTCTATGACTATTTCTTTGAATCAAGTCCAATCAAGGCTATTTCAAGCTTCAATATCGGTTCTCGTCCAGCTGCTCGTAAGACTATCACTGAAATCGGCGGTTTACGTGCTATCCCTTGGGTCTTCTCATGGTCACAAAGTCGTGTCATGTTCCCTGGCTGGTATGGCGTGGGTTCAAGCTTCAAAGAATTTATTGATCAAGATCCTGATAATATTGAGATCCTTCGTGATATGTACCAAAACTGGCCTTTCTTCCAATCTCTGCTTTCCAATGTGGACATGGTCTTGTCTAAGTCGAACATGAACATTGCCTTCGAATATGCCAAGCTCTGTGAAGACGAAGAAGTACAAGCTATCTACTACACTATTTTAGATGAATGGCAATTGACCAAGAACGTTATTCTAGCTATTGAAGGCTATGACGAACTCTTGGCTGAAAACTCTTACCTAAAAGACAGTCTAAACTATCGTATGCCTTACTTTAATATCCTTAACTACATCCAGTTGGAGTTGATCAAACGCCAACGTCGCGGTGAATTGTCAGCAGACGAAGAAAGACTAATCCATACAACTATTAACGGAATTGCAACCGGTTTGCGTAATTCAGGCTGA
- the ftsW gene encoding cell division peptidoglycan polymerase FtsW, with the protein MKISKRHLLNYSILIPYFLLSILGLIVVYSTTSATLIEEGKSAFQLVRNQGIFWVASLILIALIYKLKLGFLRNGRLIFIVMGVEMVLLALARLVGTPVNGAYGWISVGPVTIQPAEYLKIIIIWYLAHRFSKQQDEIAVYDFQVLTQNQWLPRAFNDWRFVLLVLIGSLGIFPDLGNATILVLVALIMYTVSGIAYRWFSTILALLAGSSILALSVIRLVGVETFSKIPLFGYVAKRFSAFFNPFNDLAGAGHQLANSYYAMVNGGWFGLGLGNSIEKRGYLPEAHTDFVFSIVIEEFGFVGASMILALVFFLILRIILVGIRAKDPFNSMFAIGVGGMILVQVFVNIGGISGLIPSTGVTFPFLSQGGNSLLVLSVAIAFVLNIDASEKRAKLIREFKGQTSENL; encoded by the coding sequence ATGAAAATTAGTAAAAGGCACCTATTGAACTATTCCATTTTGATTCCTTATTTCCTTTTATCAATTTTGGGGCTGATTGTGGTATATTCGACAACGAGTGCAACCCTGATTGAAGAAGGGAAAAGTGCATTTCAATTGGTACGTAACCAGGGAATCTTCTGGGTAGCTAGTTTGATTCTGATTGCCTTAATCTACAAATTAAAATTAGGCTTCCTGAGAAATGGGCGTCTAATCTTCATTGTTATGGGGGTCGAGATGGTTCTCTTAGCTCTGGCGCGTTTGGTTGGTACACCTGTCAATGGAGCTTACGGATGGATTTCTGTAGGACCTGTAACGATTCAGCCGGCTGAATACCTTAAGATTATCATCATCTGGTATTTGGCGCATCGTTTTTCAAAACAGCAAGATGAAATTGCGGTTTATGACTTCCAGGTTTTGACCCAAAACCAGTGGTTGCCTCGGGCTTTTAATGACTGGCGTTTCGTTCTACTAGTTCTGATTGGTAGCTTGGGAATTTTCCCAGACTTGGGAAATGCAACCATCTTGGTTTTAGTGGCGCTCATCATGTATACGGTTAGTGGAATTGCCTACCGTTGGTTTTCGACTATACTGGCTCTTTTAGCAGGAAGTTCCATATTAGCCCTTTCTGTTATTCGTCTCGTCGGGGTTGAAACCTTTTCTAAAATTCCGCTATTTGGATACGTTGCTAAACGTTTCAGTGCTTTCTTTAATCCCTTTAACGACCTAGCAGGTGCAGGACATCAGCTTGCAAATTCCTACTATGCAATGGTAAATGGTGGCTGGTTCGGACTTGGATTAGGAAATTCCATTGAGAAACGTGGTTATTTGCCAGAAGCCCACACGGATTTCGTCTTTTCGATTGTCATTGAGGAGTTCGGATTTGTAGGTGCAAGTATGATTTTAGCTCTGGTCTTCTTCTTGATTTTGAGAATTATCTTAGTCGGAATTCGAGCTAAGGATCCCTTTAACTCTATGTTCGCTATCGGTGTCGGAGGCATGATCCTTGTTCAGGTCTTTGTCAATATCGGTGGGATTTCTGGTTTGATTCCTTCTACAGGGGTAACCTTCCCCTTCCTTTCACAAGGTGGAAATAGCCTTCTGGTCTTATCCGTAGCCATAGCTTTTGTTTTAAATATCGATGCCAGCGAAAAACGTGCCAAACTTATCAGAGAATTTAAAGGTCAAACTTCTGAAAACCTATAA
- a CDS encoding competence protein CoiA: protein MFVARDAQGKLVNALEKDVSKQAYTCPACGGGLRLRQGQSIRTHFAHERLRDCIAIFENESPEHLGNKEALYHWAKKDNQVALEYSLPEIQQIADVLVNGKLALEVQCSPLSQKLLGDRSQGYRSQGYQVIWLLGEKLWLKERLTQLQRVFLYFSQNMGFYVWELDLKKQVLRLKYLLHQDLRGKLHFQVKEFSYGQGNLLEILRFPYQKQRLSGFTVSQDPTICHYILQQLYYQTPYWMKKQEEAYKRGDNLLNRQLDDWYPQVRPIESGDFCQINQDLTSYYRNFQAYYQKNPKNNRQKLYPPAFYHLYFSKNVVK from the coding sequence ATGTTTGTAGCCAGAGATGCACAGGGGAAATTGGTGAATGCCCTCGAAAAAGATGTTAGCAAGCAAGCTTATACTTGTCCAGCCTGTGGTGGTGGACTACGATTACGTCAGGGACAGAGTATTCGAACGCACTTTGCCCATGAAAGGTTAAGAGATTGTATTGCCATTTTTGAAAATGAAAGTCCAGAACACTTGGGCAACAAAGAGGCCCTTTATCACTGGGCCAAGAAGGACAATCAGGTGGCCTTAGAATATAGTTTGCCCGAGATTCAGCAGATAGCAGATGTTCTCGTCAATGGGAAACTAGCTCTGGAGGTTCAGTGCAGTCCCTTGTCTCAAAAACTTTTAGGCGATAGAAGTCAAGGCTACCGTAGTCAGGGCTACCAAGTTATCTGGCTACTGGGAGAAAAGCTCTGGTTAAAAGAGCGATTAACACAACTGCAAAGGGTATTCCTCTATTTTAGTCAAAATATGGGTTTCTATGTTTGGGAACTAGATCTCAAAAAGCAAGTTTTGAGACTCAAATATCTTCTGCATCAGGACCTACGTGGCAAGCTTCATTTTCAGGTCAAGGAATTTTCCTATGGTCAAGGAAATCTCTTGGAAATTTTACGATTTCCTTATCAAAAACAAAGGCTGTCTGGTTTTACAGTTTCTCAAGATCCAACTATCTGTCACTACATTCTCCAACAGTTGTACTACCAAACGCCTTACTGGATGAAAAAACAGGAGGAGGCTTATAAACGAGGTGACAATCTATTAAACCGTCAACTGGACGACTGGTATCCCCAAGTCAGACCAATAGAATCAGGAGATTTTTGTCAAATTAATCAAGATTTGACTAGCTATTATAGAAATTTTCAGGCTTACTATCAAAAAAATCCGAAAAATAATCGCCAAAAGCTCTATCCACCAGCCTTTTATCACTTATATTTCTCAAAAAATGTGGTAAAATAG
- the tehB gene encoding SAM-dependent methyltransferase TehB produces MEKLIAYKRMPLWNKQTMPEAVQQKHNTKVGTWGKITVLKGALKFIELTEDGEVLAGHLFEAGADNPMAQPQAWHRVEAATDDVEWYLEFYCKPEDYFPKKYNTNPVHSEVLEAMQTVKPGRALDLGCGQGRNSLFLAQQGFDVTAVDQNELSLEILQSIVEQEELDMPVGLYDINSASISQAYDFIVSTVVLMFLQADRIPAIIQNMQEQTTVGGYNLIVCAMDTEDYPCSVNFPFTFKEGELANYYKDWELVKYNENPGHLHRRDENGNRIQLRFATMLARKIK; encoded by the coding sequence ATGGAAAAATTAATTGCCTATAAACGGATGCCCTTGTGGAATAAACAGACCATGCCTGAAGCAGTTCAGCAAAAGCACAATACTAAAGTCGGCACTTGGGGAAAAATTACTGTCTTGAAGGGGGCACTCAAGTTTATTGAGTTGACTGAAGATGGTGAGGTTCTAGCTGGGCACCTCTTTGAGGCAGGAGCAGACAATCCTATGGCGCAACCGCAAGCCTGGCACCGAGTAGAAGCCGCAACAGACGATGTAGAATGGTATTTGGAATTTTATTGTAAACCTGAGGATTATTTCCCTAAGAAATACAATACCAATCCAGTCCATTCAGAGGTTCTAGAAGCTATGCAAACGGTGAAACCTGGAAGAGCCTTGGATTTGGGTTGTGGTCAAGGCCGTAACTCTCTCTTCTTAGCACAACAAGGTTTTGATGTGACAGCTGTGGATCAAAATGAGCTATCTCTGGAAATCTTACAAAGCATCGTAGAGCAAGAGGAACTAGACATGCCTGTCGGACTTTACGATATCAATTCAGCCAGCATTAGCCAAGCCTATGATTTCATCGTATCGACAGTTGTTCTAATGTTTCTTCAAGCGGATCGTATTCCAGCTATCATCCAAAACATGCAGGAACAAACTACTGTTGGAGGCTACAATCTCATCGTCTGTGCCATGGACACGGAGGATTATCCTTGCTCAGTCAACTTCCCATTCACCTTTAAAGAAGGGGAATTGGCAAACTACTACAAAGATTGGGAATTGGTCAAGTATAATGAAAACCCAGGTCATTTGCACCGTCGTGATGAAAATGGCAATCGGATTCAACTACGCTTTGCGACTATGCTAGCCAGAAAAATCAAGTAA
- the pepF gene encoding oligoendopeptidase F: MVLQRHEINEKDTWDLSTIYPTDQAWEEALKDLTEKVQTAAQYEGHLLDSADSLLEITEFSLDLERQVEKLYVYAHMKNDQDTREAKYQEYYAKAMTLYSQLEQAFSFYEPEFMEISEEQYAAFLEAQPKLQVYKHFFDKLLQKKDHVLSQREEELLAGAGEIFGAASEIFAILDNADISFPYVLDDEGKEVQLSHGTYIRLMESKNREVRRGAYEALYATYEQFQHTYAKTLQTNVKVQNYRAKVRNYKSARHAALAANFVPESVYDNLVAAVRKHLPLLHRYLNLRSKILGISDLKMYDVYTPLSSVEYSFTYEEALKKAEEALAVLGEDYLSRVKRAFSERWIDVYENQGKRSGAYSGGSYDTNAFMLLNWQDNLDNLFTLVHETGHSMHSSYTRETQPYVYGDYSIFLAEIASTTNENILTEKLLEEVEDDAIRFAILNNFLDGFRGTVFRQTQFAEFEHAIHQADQNGEVLTSDFLNKLYADLNQEYYGLSKEDNPQIQYEWARIPHFYYNYYVYQYSTGFSAASALAEKIVHGSQEDRDRYIDYLKAGKSDYPLNVMRKAGVDMEKEDYLNDAFAVFERRLNEFEALVEKLGLA, from the coding sequence ATGGTATTACAACGACATGAAATAAATGAAAAAGATACATGGGATCTTTCGACAATCTACCCAACAGATCAGGCTTGGGAAGAAGCCTTGAAAGATTTAACTGAAAAAGTACAAACAGCTGCCCAGTATGAGGGGCATCTCTTGGATAGCGCAGACAGTTTGCTTGAGATTACTGAATTCTCACTTGACTTGGAACGCCAAGTTGAAAAGCTTTATGTCTATGCACATATGAAAAATGATCAGGACACGCGTGAAGCCAAGTATCAAGAATACTATGCTAAGGCAATGACCCTATACAGTCAGTTAGAACAAGCCTTTTCATTCTATGAACCCGAGTTTATGGAGATTAGCGAAGAGCAGTATGCGGCCTTCCTAGAAGCTCAACCAAAACTCCAAGTTTACAAACACTTTTTTGACAAGCTCTTGCAAAAGAAAGACCATGTTCTTTCGCAACGTGAGGAAGAATTGCTTGCTGGAGCAGGAGAAATCTTTGGCGCTGCTAGTGAAATCTTCGCTATTTTGGACAATGCGGATATTAGCTTCCCATATGTCCTTGATGATGAAGGCAAGGAAGTGCAACTCTCACACGGTACTTACATCCGTTTGATGGAGTCTAAAAACCGTGAAGTGCGCCGTGGTGCCTATGAAGCCCTCTATGCGACTTATGAGCAATTCCAGCATACTTACGCTAAGACTTTGCAGACAAATGTTAAAGTGCAAAACTACCGAGCAAAAGTTCGCAACTATAAGAGTGCTCGCCATGCAGCCCTCGCAGCAAACTTTGTTCCAGAAAGTGTCTATGACAATCTAGTAGCAGCAGTTCGTAAGCACTTGCCACTCTTGCATCGATACCTTAACCTTCGTTCTAAAATCTTGGGGATTTCTGATCTCAAGATGTACGATGTCTACACACCACTGTCTTCAGTAGAATACAGCTTTACTTATGAGGAAGCCTTGAAAAAGGCGGAAGAAGCTTTGGCAGTTTTGGGTGAGGATTACTTAAGCCGCGTTAAACGCGCATTTAGTGAGCGTTGGATTGATGTCTATGAAAACCAAGGAAAGCGTTCTGGTGCCTACTCTGGTGGTTCTTATGATACCAATGCCTTCATGCTTCTCAACTGGCAGGACAATTTAGACAATCTCTTTACCCTTGTACACGAAACAGGTCACAGTATGCACTCAAGCTATACTCGTGAAACTCAGCCTTATGTTTACGGAGATTATTCTATCTTCTTGGCTGAGATTGCCTCAACGACCAATGAAAATATCTTGACAGAAAAATTGTTGGAAGAAGTGGAAGACGATGCAATTCGCTTTGCTATTCTCAATAACTTCCTAGACGGTTTCCGTGGAACAGTCTTCCGTCAAACTCAATTCGCTGAGTTTGAACATGCTATCCACCAAGCAGACCAAAATGGAGAAGTCTTGACCAGTGATTTCCTCAATAAACTCTACGCTGACTTGAACCAAGAGTACTATGGACTCAGCAAGGAAGACAATCCTCAGATCCAATACGAGTGGGCACGCATACCACACTTCTACTATAACTACTATGTTTATCAGTATTCGACTGGTTTTTCAGCTGCTTCAGCCTTGGCTGAAAAGATTGTCCATGGAAGTCAAGAAGATCGTGACCGCTATATCGACTACCTCAAGGCTGGTAAGTCTGATTATCCGCTCAATGTTATGAGAAAAGCGGGTGTTGATATGGAAAAAGAAGACTATCTTAACGATGCCTTTGCAGTCTTTGAACGTCGCTTGAACGAGTTTGAAGCCCTTGTTGAAAAATTGGGACTAGCTTAA
- the prsA gene encoding peptidylprolyl isomerase PrsA: protein MKKKLLAGAITLLSVATLAACSKSSEGADLISMKGDVITEHQFFEEVKNNPTAQQVLLNMTIQKVFEQQYGSEVTDKDVDDAVAEEQKKYGDSYNSVLQRAGMTPETRKAQIRTSKLVELAVKKAAENELTDEAYQKAFEAYTPDVTAQIIRMDNEDKAKEVLEKAKAEGADFAQLAKDNSNDDKTKENGGEITFDSASTELPEQVKKAAFALDVNGVSDVIRATGTQAYSNQFYIIKVTKKTEKSSNLDDYKEKLKTVILTQKQNDSSFVQSVIGKELQAANIKIKDPAFQSIFAQYIGSGGDSSSSSSSSSAE, encoded by the coding sequence ATGAAGAAAAAACTATTGGCAGGAGCCATTACCTTATTATCAGTAGCGACTTTGGCTGCTTGTTCAAAAAGTTCTGAAGGAGCTGACCTCATCAGCATGAAGGGTGATGTGATTACAGAACATCAATTCTTTGAAGAAGTAAAGAATAATCCAACTGCGCAACAAGTCTTGCTAAATATGACCATCCAAAAAGTATTCGAACAACAATATGGATCAGAGGTAACGGATAAAGATGTGGATGACGCCGTTGCTGAAGAACAAAAGAAATACGGCGATAGCTATAACAGCGTGCTTCAACGTGCAGGTATGACACCTGAGACTCGTAAAGCTCAAATCCGTACTAGCAAATTGGTTGAATTGGCAGTTAAGAAAGCAGCAGAAAATGAACTAACTGACGAAGCTTACCAAAAGGCTTTCGAAGCATACACACCAGATGTAACAGCACAAATCATCCGTATGGATAATGAAGACAAGGCAAAAGAAGTTCTCGAAAAGGCAAAAGCCGAAGGAGCTGACTTTGCCCAGTTAGCAAAAGACAACTCTAATGATGATAAGACAAAAGAAAATGGTGGCGAAATCACTTTTGACTCTGCTTCTACAGAACTTCCAGAACAAGTTAAGAAGGCTGCCTTTGCTTTGGATGTGAATGGGGTGTCTGATGTGATTAGAGCAACTGGTACCCAAGCTTATAGTAACCAATTCTACATCATCAAAGTAACCAAGAAAACAGAAAAATCCTCAAATTTAGATGATTACAAAGAAAAATTAAAAACTGTCATTTTGACACAAAAGCAAAACGATTCATCCTTCGTTCAGAGTGTCATCGGAAAAGAATTGCAAGCTGCTAATATTAAAATAAAAGACCCTGCCTTCCAGAGTATTTTTGCCCAATATATTGGAAGTGGTGGAGATTCAAGCTCAAGTTCAAGCAGCTCATCAGCAGAATAA
- a CDS encoding O-methyltransferase — protein MVESYSKNANHNMRRPVVKEEIVELMRQRQKQVTGFLKELETFARKENIPIIPHETVAYFRFLMETIHPKNILEIGTAIGFSALLMAEHAPDAKITTIDRNPEMIGFAKENFAQFDSRKQIILLEGDAVDVLSTLTETYDFVFMDSAKSKYIFFLPEILKHLEVGGVVVLDDIFQGGDVAKDIMEVRRGQRTIYKGLQRLFEATLDNPDLTATLVPLGDGILMLRKNVADVQLPESE, from the coding sequence ATGGTAGAGTCTTATAGTAAAAATGCCAATCACAATATGCGTCGTCCCGTCGTCAAGGAAGAAATCGTTGAACTCATGCGCCAGCGTCAAAAGCAGGTGACTGGTTTTTTGAAAGAATTGGAAACCTTCGCTCGCAAGGAAAATATCCCAATCATTCCCCATGAAACGGTCGCGTATTTTCGATTTCTCATGGAGACCATACATCCCAAGAACATTTTGGAAATTGGGACGGCAATTGGCTTTTCAGCCCTCTTGATGGCGGAACATGCGCCAGATGCTAAGATTACAACGATTGACCGTAATCCTGAGATGATCGGCTTTGCCAAGGAAAACTTTGCCCAGTTTGACAGTCGCAAGCAAATCATTCTTTTGGAAGGAGATGCTGTAGATGTCTTGTCAACCTTGACTGAAACATATGACTTTGTTTTCATGGACTCAGCCAAGTCCAAGTACATTTTCTTTCTGCCAGAAATTTTGAAACATTTGGAAGTTGGTGGAGTAGTGGTCTTGGATGACATTTTCCAAGGAGGCGATGTTGCCAAGGATATCATGGAAGTCCGTCGGGGTCAACGCACAATCTATAAGGGATTGCAAAGACTTTTCGAAGCAACTTTGGATAATCCAGATTTAACAGCGACTCTAGTTCCACTTGGGGACGGCATTCTCATGCTAAGAAAAAATGTAGCAGATGTCCAACTTCCTGAGAGTGAATGA